From Girardinichthys multiradiatus isolate DD_20200921_A chromosome 19, DD_fGirMul_XY1, whole genome shotgun sequence:
TGAACCAGTCTGCTCTGCAGCTAACATAAAATGGGAGCACTGGTTACAGTAGGAATGATCACATGAAAAAATATTAGCCTTGTGTATGCACTCCGATCAGCTGgctgcacaaaaacaaacactgagaaATATACAGTTCTGGAGTCAGCTGGACTGAAACAAGCGAGATGATATGATGCAGGAGCTCTGCGCCCCCCTTATTGTCCTCTAAATCCTGATGCATTTGCACCTCAGAGGCCCTTCTTAAACATTATCTTCTGTCCGGCTTCACATGCATTGCACAGACATGCAGATTCAAATTTTGTTTAACTCTCGGACTCTGGCGCAggcttgttttgcagttttagcattcataataataataataaatgaaatataggCAATAACTGAAGCGTTTGAAAACAACAATGCATCCAaatctgcaaaaaataaaacaatgtgttACTCTGTTCGAACTGAGAAATAATTTCTAAATGCAGCATATGCGTGTTCGATATGTTACATGATAtacttagtttttttctgttttttgcaaaACTTGTCCTGttttgcaaaagaaaagaaaaaaagaaaacagtctgCACACTGCCCACTGTCACAGAGGCGAGAGGCCTGTTTGAACTACCTGCGAAAGTAAACAGGTAAACACAGTGCGATAGGCTCTCCAAGTGGAGTGCGTCCACTTAGCCAGTGCACATTTACCTTTTCTTTAGGAAACCCTCGGCTCAATTGATCAAATAACAGCCTGGTATATCCCCGGCAACTGAGCAGAGTCTGCAGCCCAGTGCCTTAAACCAAAAAACCCACTGCAACCCCCCTCCCCTCCACCTCCTTCCTTGTCACCATCGCGGGATGTCACGGGTGACAACCCTGCGTGCTCAAACATACCCTGATTTGGCTCCAAACACTTTTTAAGGCACTGAGTAAATCTCAGCGAAATAAAGCCCTGCATGGGCCGAGTGAGTTTCCTGATGAGGTGCGCGCATGGAGCCCCCTGTTGACTGCCTGGCCCGTTCCTCCGTGATGCGTGAAGCTCCCTGGGTGTCTGCTGCGGGCTGCGTGTCCCTTCACATGTGGGATTTCGCTGTGCAGTATTACTCGGTGGATCAGGTCAGTAACCTCTCTCTCCCCCAGTATACTGAGGCTCAAGCTCAGCTCCAGATTGTCCATGTAGCCCGTTCAGCTCAAAAGAGTCTTTGCGGGATGTTGATGGTTGTGATTAATTCTGTCAGTCTGGTCAAATATTTACCTCAGGCCTGTGCTCTAGTTTGAAAACGAAATTTGGATGAAAGCAATTTCTAAattattgctattattattattaaaaactatAGCATTATAAGTATTACAAtgacatattattattattatcattattattattaataataatagtgTTAAAATTAATCATTTATCAAATAATTATTGCTGCAACTCTCtaagtttgattgttttttttttagcagcaatcTGCTGAGCTGCAAGGAACTAAGAAGACACAATAGTTGCTGTCGTAAAGGAGACAGACTGTGTGCTTAAATCCGTGTGTTCGTgcaatgtgtgtgtatgttgaGATGAAGGACTTTCCTTAATATTGTGGAAGGATCCTGGAATTGAATAAAGAGATAGTCCATTGAAGCAGTTGAATGCCATGACAACTACGAACTATCTCAGATTTATTCCAAACAGTTAGAAAGCATTGTGCGCGGGGCGTCAATCATCCATTATTTCGGGTCctgaaataaatgcaaaaactgCGGCCGGACAAAAGCTTCCAACGGGAGCCGGACATTTGTCTACATTTccctcattgtctgcagcttagCAATcggtttgtatttgtgtttgccCGGGCCCGACCACCCAGGATGCGCAGAGGATCTGCTGAAAAACGCCGCAACATTGTCACCCACATCACATAGCCCTACTGGATGAGGGAGGCTGAGGGAGGAGAGCGAAAAAGGGGAAAGTCTTGGAGGCCGGGAAAATAAAGTCAGCAACAATGATAGTCGGATTTCacaaggaggggaaaaaaagaagcaagattgAGCACCTCAAATGAAGCTCCACAAGCTGAAAGCAAATATTAGGCTGGGGAGATTTATTTGGTAAgaatgcaaagaaaaatctaCGTATAAGTTGTTTTACAATATCAACCATCGTGAGtcacaaaaaatttatttttgataacaaaaaatattatttttatagacTTGCACGTACtatattattaatattgttaatattattGACTCTGTTTTAAATACCTGCGTATTTTGAATCAGTGCCTAGTTTCAACACAGCCTCTTGACCTTAAGCTgtagcaaaaatatttacacaaaagGTTTACAGAAATTATCCACTAATATTTGAACGactccatttctttttttctttttttttttcccttaaaacaTAATGCTCCCTACCCCCACCCCCCAAAAAAGATGCGTTTgtgagtaattttattttatactttaaaaGTACAAGGAAAAGGCTTCAGTAGGATTCATTTGTTAGAACGGGGCTTTTTAAGTATTGTGAGTATAAAGCTACTTCGAGGTTCTTTGTATGTAAATAGGATGTAAAAAAGGCCCTCCCCGTCTTTGTAATTAATTGACACGTTATACCACTCATCATGCTCTGAAGCACCAATGGTAGAGGCTCGGATCTCCCCAAAACCCACAATTTCACATCTGCAAACACTGTCTTCATCCACTTGACTCCTAAGACCCGCCCACACGTGGCCAACCTTTCGcgttttttaatgctttttcacTGCAGGTTCATGTGTTGAGACCAACCTTATATGGACTGATCGGGACAAGGTAATGGCTTATTTCCCTCTAGCACCCAGCAGTAGCACAGTATCCATGAGCCGCATATAGCACTTCAGCCACTTTGGCATCCTTCCTGGACTTACAGAGACCGAATCCACTGCTTCTTGCTTTGCTCATAGGCGATGGTTATCCACAGAGGCTATTCTGACTGTACTTCAGCGTAGAGCGACACTTACTCATCCAAATTTTtcctctgctgttttttttttctctccttgttagtttttttattctcaCAACAGCGGATTGTTCCGAAAAAAAGCTGCTGCAAGCAACTTTTCCCTGCATATTTCCCCCCCTACCAGAACATGTcgttgaccaacacaaagacgGGCTTTTCTGTAAAGGACATTTTGGACCTTCCTGACACGAATGACGAGGACGGATCTATCACCGGAGCGGAGGAAGACACGGAGGGATCGGAGACCGCATCCACGACGAAAAACACTGGAGTTTTGGTGCAAAGTCCTCTAGAAAACGTTCAAAATCTGCCTTTAAAGAACCCCTTTTATGACAGTACTGACAATCCCTACACGCGATGGCTTGCTACTACGGACAGCATTCAATACTCATGTAAGTAAAGTCATATATCCCCTCCctaatgtgttatttttaaccTATGTGAGTAATTTAAGTGATAATTGATTGCGTGCATGCTCATATTGCGCCCTAACGATGCCCTTGGGTGGCATGCACTGTTCATCCCGATGCAATGTGCACTGCACGTTTTGGAAAATGCATGCAGTGAAGGCTTAATGCAATTTGCTTTTGCAAGAACTGGTCgaatgattaaaaaacaagGGGCTTGAGTTAAATTTCATTCCCGGTTTTATTGCCAACTTCAGTTTTTGGAGTAAACCGGAGTGTGACATTGTAAAGTAACGTCTAAGAGGACAATGCACCTTTTACGCTTCATTGGCTCACTGGTTTTTTGAACATGTTgacttttttgcctttttggaACAATGATCTGCACTCATATTAAGAGTTGTATTTGGACAGATAATTGTCTAATCTGTTTCTTTATGGAGATCTGAGAATTCTAAATCAAAACATGCATGTAAACCATTTTGCGCACTATAGATTTTATGCTAAACGCATCCTAAATGTTTACTCATCACCCCAAAGCATGTGTGTTTGTAAGAAATCTCTCTGAAAACTTCCCGAGATAACATTTTGACAGTGTTTCTCCCGTTTCTTGCTGCAGTGCACGGTCTGTCCGCCAGCTCCCAGGACTCGGCCAAGTCCCCGGAGCCGTCCGCGGACGACGAGTCCCCAGACAACGACAAGGAAACGTCCAGCAGCGGCGGCAGCGACTCCGGCAAGAAGCGGAAAAGGAGGGTGTTGTTTTCAAAGGCGCAAACCTACGAGTTGGAGCGCCGCTTCAGGCAGCAGAGGTACCTGTCCGCCCCAGAGAGAGAGCACTTGGCCAGCCTCATCCGCCTCACGCCGACCCAGGTGAAGATCTGGTTCCAGAACCACCGGTATAAGATGAAGAGAGCCCGGGCAGAGAAAGGTATGGAAGTGACCCACCTCCCTTCTCCTCGGCGGGTGGCCGTGCCCGTCTTAGTCAGGGATGGGAAGCCTTGTCACACTCTTAAAGCTCAGGACTTGGCGGCCACTTTTCAGGCCGGGATCCCCTTCTCGGCGTATAGCGCTCAATCGCTCCAACACATGCAGTATAACGCGCAGTACAGCGCGGCGGCCGCGCCACAGTTCCCCACAGCACATCACTTGGTGCAAACGCAACAGTGGACTTGGTGAGAAAAATTATAAAGACTTGGCTTGGAGGGTGGGCTGTAGGGAGTTTCAccgcaaagaaagaaaaaaaaacaacaacaacaaaatgaataaaaaaacaaaacaaaaaagacttttcatttttgcagcTTGACTCATATAAATACTACCATTTTTATTCGGGGCTCATGTGTGCGCCGTGTTTACATGTTTTCGTTAAGAGAACTGGGTCCAAACCTCTCCCTTATAGATTTTATTAAGAAATGTCAATGCTCTTCTTGTGacatattttttgtaaagtatGTTGTGTGTTGGTTGTAgagatgttttactttttattttatttttttgttaatttttatcCCTTCGTGTTATTATCAGCACGTGCGAACCACTTTATAATTAtagaaaaaaatttttatttcttgcttcttttatggaccgaaaaaaaatatttatggccATGAATAAAAACTGGCAAGTTTTcagccttttttgtttttctttc
This genomic window contains:
- the nkx2.2a gene encoding homeobox protein Nkx-2.2a, encoding MSLTNTKTGFSVKDILDLPDTNDEDGSITGAEEDTEGSETASTTKNTGVLVQSPLENVQNLPLKNPFYDSTDNPYTRWLATTDSIQYSLHGLSASSQDSAKSPEPSADDESPDNDKETSSSGGSDSGKKRKRRVLFSKAQTYELERRFRQQRYLSAPEREHLASLIRLTPTQVKIWFQNHRYKMKRARAEKGMEVTHLPSPRRVAVPVLVRDGKPCHTLKAQDLAATFQAGIPFSAYSAQSLQHMQYNAQYSAAAAPQFPTAHHLVQTQQWTW